A region of Bacillus rossius redtenbacheri isolate Brsri chromosome 2, Brsri_v3, whole genome shotgun sequence DNA encodes the following proteins:
- the LOC134529597 gene encoding arginine kinase isoform X2 gives MVDAAVLEKLEAGYAKLAASDSKSLLKKYLTKEVFDNLKTKKTSFGSTLLDCIQSGLENLDSGVGIYAPDAESYTVFADLFDPIIEDYHGGFKKTDKHPPKDWGDVDSMGNLDPTGEYIISTRVRCGRSMEGYPFNPCLTEAQYKEMEDKVSSTLSGLEGELKGKFYPLTGMDKATQQKLIDDHFLFKEGDRFLQAANACRFWPTGRGIYHNDAKTFLVWCNEEDHLRLISMQQGGDLGQVYRRLVTAVNDIEKRIPFSHHDRLGFLTFCPSNLGTTVRASVHIKVPKLAANRQKLEEVASKFNLQVRGTRGEHTEAEGGVYDISNKRRMGLTEYEAVKEMNDGIAELIKIESSL, from the exons ATGGTCGACGCGGCTGTGCTGGAGAAGCTAGAAGCTGGTTATGCCAAGCTTGCTGCTTCGGACAGCAAATCACTGCTGAAGAAGTATCTTACCAAAGAAGTATTCGACAACCTCAAGACCAAGAAAACTTCTTTTGGTTCCACTCTCTTGGACTGTATTCAGTCAG GCCTCGAGAATTTGGACTCGGGAGTGGGGATCTACGCTCCAGATGCCGAATCGTACACCGTATTCGCTGACCTGTTCGACCCAATCATCGAGGACTACCACGGTGGCTTCAAGAAGACTGACAAGCACCCGCCGAAGGACTGGGGCGATGTTGACTCCATGGGCAACCTGGACCCCACT GGGGAGTACATCATATCCACTCGAGTGCGCTGCGGCCGCTCCATGGAGGGCTACCCCTTCAACCCCTGCTTGACCGAGGCTCAGTACAAGGAGATGGAGGACAAGGTGTCCAGCACCCTCTCTGGTCTCGAGGGTGAGCTGAAAGGAAAGTTCTATCCTCTGACCGGGATGGACAAGGCCACCCAGCAGAAACTCATCGATGACCACTTCTTGTTCAAGGAGGGTGACAGATTTCTGcag GCTGCCAATGCATGCCGCTTCTGGCCAACTGGTCGTGGAATTTACCACAATGATGCCAAGACCTTCCTGGTTTGGTGCAATGAAGAGGACCACTTGAGACTTATTTCAATGCAGCAGGGAGGCGATTTGGGACAG GTTTACCGTCGTCTTGTGACAGCTGTGAATGACATTGAGAAACGCATTCCATTTTCTCATCACGACCGCCTGGGATTCCTGACCTTCTGCCCCTCCAACCTGGGCACGACGGTGCGTGCTTCGGTCCACATCAAGGTGCCGAAACTGGCAGCCAATCGCCAGAAGCTTGAGGAGGTTGCTTCAAAGTTCAATTTGCAG GTGCGTGGCACCCGAGGGGAGCACACGGAAGCAGAGGGAGGCGTCTATGACATCTCAAACAAGCGGCGCATGGGACTGACAGAGTATGAAGCTGTGAAGGAAATGAACGATGGCATCGCTGAACTTATCAAAATAGAGAGCTCCCTTTAA
- the LOC134529597 gene encoding arginine kinase isoform X1: MGGCASKEKSKTENEVKKSESAQKSDSTNMVDAAVLEKLEAGYAKLAASDSKSLLKKYLTKEVFDNLKTKKTSFGSTLLDCIQSGLENLDSGVGIYAPDAESYTVFADLFDPIIEDYHGGFKKTDKHPPKDWGDVDSMGNLDPTGEYIISTRVRCGRSMEGYPFNPCLTEAQYKEMEDKVSSTLSGLEGELKGKFYPLTGMDKATQQKLIDDHFLFKEGDRFLQAANACRFWPTGRGIYHNDAKTFLVWCNEEDHLRLISMQQGGDLGQVYRRLVTAVNDIEKRIPFSHHDRLGFLTFCPSNLGTTVRASVHIKVPKLAANRQKLEEVASKFNLQVRGTRGEHTEAEGGVYDISNKRRMGLTEYEAVKEMNDGIAELIKIESSL; this comes from the exons TGACTCCACCAACATGGTCGACGCGGCTGTGCTGGAGAAGCTAGAAGCTGGTTATGCCAAGCTTGCTGCTTCGGACAGCAAATCACTGCTGAAGAAGTATCTTACCAAAGAAGTATTCGACAACCTCAAGACCAAGAAAACTTCTTTTGGTTCCACTCTCTTGGACTGTATTCAGTCAG GCCTCGAGAATTTGGACTCGGGAGTGGGGATCTACGCTCCAGATGCCGAATCGTACACCGTATTCGCTGACCTGTTCGACCCAATCATCGAGGACTACCACGGTGGCTTCAAGAAGACTGACAAGCACCCGCCGAAGGACTGGGGCGATGTTGACTCCATGGGCAACCTGGACCCCACT GGGGAGTACATCATATCCACTCGAGTGCGCTGCGGCCGCTCCATGGAGGGCTACCCCTTCAACCCCTGCTTGACCGAGGCTCAGTACAAGGAGATGGAGGACAAGGTGTCCAGCACCCTCTCTGGTCTCGAGGGTGAGCTGAAAGGAAAGTTCTATCCTCTGACCGGGATGGACAAGGCCACCCAGCAGAAACTCATCGATGACCACTTCTTGTTCAAGGAGGGTGACAGATTTCTGcag GCTGCCAATGCATGCCGCTTCTGGCCAACTGGTCGTGGAATTTACCACAATGATGCCAAGACCTTCCTGGTTTGGTGCAATGAAGAGGACCACTTGAGACTTATTTCAATGCAGCAGGGAGGCGATTTGGGACAG GTTTACCGTCGTCTTGTGACAGCTGTGAATGACATTGAGAAACGCATTCCATTTTCTCATCACGACCGCCTGGGATTCCTGACCTTCTGCCCCTCCAACCTGGGCACGACGGTGCGTGCTTCGGTCCACATCAAGGTGCCGAAACTGGCAGCCAATCGCCAGAAGCTTGAGGAGGTTGCTTCAAAGTTCAATTTGCAG GTGCGTGGCACCCGAGGGGAGCACACGGAAGCAGAGGGAGGCGTCTATGACATCTCAAACAAGCGGCGCATGGGACTGACAGAGTATGAAGCTGTGAAGGAAATGAACGATGGCATCGCTGAACTTATCAAAATAGAGAGCTCCCTTTAA